The genomic segment CGCGGATATAACAGGCCAATCCGGTGCGGCAAACTGAGGTTTCAGCGCGCCATTGCCGCGCCCGGGGAAGAGAGTAAGCTTCACGCTCTCTTCGAGGAGCCTCCCCATGAATTATCTGAAGTCATCCCTCAGCCTCTGCGCCTTGCCTGCGATCCGGACGAAGCCCACTCCATCGGACGGCCAAGCTTTGTCGCAGACTGTTACCAGCGCTATGTTGGCTGGTACGATAACCATGTGAAGGGAGAGTGAGGGAAGAAAATGGTGTGCCCTGCAGGTTTCGAACCTGCGACCTACTGATTAAAAGTCAGTTGCTCTACCAGCTGAGCTAAGGGCACGCCAGAGCGGCCCATTTAGAGAAGGGTTCGGGGCGGGTCAACACCCGCCTGCACCCAATCGCCACAAGTCGTCACATTTCTTCTCTCAAACTGAAATCATGAGATATTCCATCCTGATCCTGCCCGCCCTGTTTCTGGCAGTTGCCTGCGCCAGCAGTCCTGAACCTGCCCCTACGGAAAACGGTGCGGCCTCCCAGGGGCTCATAAAGAACACCGAGACAGCAGCGGACACCGCCTACACCCAGACAAAAGACGGTATTCCCGATGCGGCCATGTCCCCGCTGGAGGACCTGAACCTCAAACGCGACCCGATTCCCGCGGTCCTGCAGGGAATCAAGAGCCCCTATGACGTGCCCGAAGATATCAGCTGTTCCGGAATCACGCAGATGCTGTCGAAGCTGGACGCCGCACTCGGACCGGACTGGGATACCGAAAACCCCGATGAGCGCCTGCGGACGGAAAAACTGGCCGACGAGGCCTCAGACGCGGCGCTGGACACGATTTCGTCGACGGCGAGCAGCCTGATTCCCTTCCGCAGCCTCGTACGGCGCGCGACAGGCGCCTACGCCTATCAGAAAAAGTACAATCAGGCCTTCAAGCTGGGCGCCCAGCGCAGGGCCTATCTGAAGGGTGTTGGCCTCGCCCGGGGCTGTCCGCCGCCTGCCCGGCCAAACCCGATTGAGGCAGAGCCGGGCAAGACTGTGTTCAAGGGTGACACGCCGGATTAACCGGCCTCGCCCTCGGCTACGCGGGGTTTGGATTTTGTCGAGGCCCAGGCGTCGCTGAGACGCGCTCTCAGCGCCTCGAACCGTCCTTCGGCGATGGACGCCCGGATTTCCTGCATCAGGGCCTGGAAGAAGGCCGTGTTGTGCCAGCTGAGCAGCATCGGCCCCAGATACTCCCCCGCCCGGAACAGGTGGTGGTAATAGGCGCGCGGATAGTCGCGGCTGGCCGGGCAGTCGACCGCCTCATCCAGCGGGGAGAGGTCTTCGGCGAACTTCGCATTCTTGACGTTCACCGGCCCCGCCCAGGTCCAGGCCTGTCCATGCCGGCCGGAACGCGTGGGCAGCACGCAATCGAACATGTCGATGCCACGCGCCACGCTCTCGACGAGGTCAATCGGCTTGCCGACGCCCATCACATAGCGCGGCATGCCGTCCGGCAGATGCGGCACGGTCATGTCGATCGTCTCGCACATCTGTTCATGCCCTTCGCCCACGGCGAGACCGCCCAGCGCAATTCCGCCAAACCCCTGTGACACGACCCCTTTTGCAGACCGTTCGCGCAGGTCGGCGAAGTTCGAGCCCTG from the uncultured Hyphomonas sp. genome contains:
- the tgt gene encoding tRNA guanosine(34) transglycosylase Tgt; translation: MTTFPFEIKAREGKARTGVLKTPRGDIRTPAFMPVGTAGTVKALYMDQVKEAGADIILGNTYHLMLRPGAERVSRLGGLHKFAHWDGPMLTDSGGFQVWSLAQLRKMDADGVTFQSHIDGSTHRLDPARSIEIQADLLGADISMQLDECTDYPCTHEQAEESLELSLRWGERSLDAFGERDTQTLFGIIQGSNFADLRERSAKGVVSQGFGGIALGGLAVGEGHEQMCETIDMTVPHLPDGMPRYVMGVGKPIDLVESVARGIDMFDCVLPTRSGRHGQAWTWAGPVNVKNAKFAEDLSPLDEAVDCPASRDYPRAYYHHLFRAGEYLGPMLLSWHNTAFFQALMQEIRASIAEGRFEALRARLSDAWASTKSKPRVAEGEAG